The Papilio machaon chromosome 3, ilPapMach1.1, whole genome shotgun sequence genome window below encodes:
- the LOC106710345 gene encoding uncharacterized protein LOC106710345: MNFFQLIFLSFNLVLTSGEDVTMLSYPMRREVLKTFVDVFLPGSSGRPERGNPHSTCWVRGGICVKVRHCPVMNLDSTVPGCNKNWRVCCRVQSMLSPTVGVARSEQLQYDLHLQDVDSSLMETLAVNNKNIFENLVD, from the exons ATGAATTTCTTTCAGTTGATTTttcttagttttaatttagttttaacaaGCGGAGAAGATGTTACGATGTTAAGTTACCCGATGAGGAGGGAAGTTCTCAAAACTTTTGTCGATGTTTTTCTACCAGGAAGCAGCGGCAGACCTGAACGAG GCAATCCACATTCGACATGTTGGGTTCGAGGTGGAATTTGCGTCAAAGTCCGCCATTGCCCTGTAATGAACCTGGACTCGACTGTCCCCGGCTGCAACAAGAACTGGCGGGTTTGCTGTCGAGTTCAGTCGATGCTGTCGCCCACTGTTGGCGTTGCGAGATCTGAACAGCTCCAGTATGATCTACACTTACAAGACGTGGACAGCTCGCTGATGGAAACTTTAgctgtaaacaataaaaacatcttTGAGAATTTagtagattaa